From a single Adhaeribacter swui genomic region:
- a CDS encoding S9 family peptidase has translation MNFKFLKFWLVLLAITCQINPALAQNSGALIWLKSGNAFVQQEEGNLVKFTLPAREKQVMLAKEKLIPTGQTTPLAFRSFSFSPDEQKILLFTNTRKVWRAHTRGDYWVYDLKNQSLAQVGKNQPTASLMFAQFSPDGNLVAYVSQHNIYVEDLSAKTTKALTTDGTRKLINGTFDWAYEEEFFCRNGFRWSPDGKKIAYWQIDANQVKDYFMFNLTDSVYSQIQPVEYPVAGEAPSPYKIGIVDVASSKTTWLQIPGDPRQHYVPRLEWTANPNEVILQQLNRKQNTSRLFIGQAGTGKVTPIYEEHDAAWIDILPSWDQKYATGGWDWLSKGQEFLWASEKDGWRHLYRISRDGKKETLVTRGNYDVMEIVKIAEPEGMVYFMASPENATQAYLYRTRLNGKGQAQRLSPATQPGTHDYVLSPNAQFARHQLSNYYTPLATEWVSLPDHKPLDKTSAVADALAKADKAKTNLEFLKIKTSEGVEMDAWMLKPANLDKTKKYPVIFYVYTEPWGQIVKDEYGIGSNRLYRGNMAQDGYVYVGMDNRGTPVPKGREWRKSVYRKIGLINIKDQALAAKEILKMPFVDTSRVAVWGWSGGGSATLNLLFQYPQIYKTGIAVAAVGNQLTYDNIYQERYMGLPQENKEDFVKGSPITYAKNLRGNLLYIHGTGDDNVHYNNAEQLINELIKHNKQFQVMPYPNRSHSISEGIGTQEHLSTLYTNYLKQHCPPGGR, from the coding sequence ATGAATTTTAAATTTTTAAAATTTTGGCTTGTTCTACTGGCTATCACTTGCCAAATAAATCCGGCTTTAGCGCAAAACAGCGGAGCTCTAATCTGGTTGAAATCCGGGAACGCTTTTGTGCAGCAGGAAGAAGGGAATCTGGTAAAATTTACGTTGCCGGCGCGCGAAAAACAGGTAATGCTAGCAAAAGAAAAGTTAATCCCGACGGGCCAAACTACTCCCCTGGCTTTCCGCAGCTTTTCTTTTTCGCCGGATGAGCAGAAGATTTTGCTTTTTACCAATACCCGCAAAGTGTGGCGGGCACATACCCGGGGCGATTACTGGGTGTATGATTTAAAAAACCAAAGCTTAGCGCAAGTAGGTAAAAACCAGCCAACGGCCAGTTTAATGTTCGCGCAGTTTTCGCCTGATGGCAACCTAGTAGCCTACGTGAGTCAGCACAACATCTACGTGGAAGATTTATCCGCCAAAACTACCAAGGCTCTTACTACCGATGGCACCCGTAAGTTGATTAACGGTACTTTTGATTGGGCCTACGAAGAAGAGTTTTTCTGCCGCAATGGTTTCCGGTGGAGTCCCGATGGGAAAAAGATTGCTTACTGGCAAATCGATGCCAACCAGGTAAAAGATTACTTTATGTTCAACCTCACGGATTCGGTGTACTCCCAGATCCAGCCCGTGGAATACCCCGTTGCCGGCGAAGCGCCGTCCCCTTACAAAATTGGGATTGTAGACGTAGCCTCGTCCAAAACCACCTGGCTGCAAATCCCCGGCGACCCGCGCCAGCATTACGTGCCGCGCCTGGAATGGACCGCTAACCCGAACGAGGTTATTTTGCAGCAACTCAATCGCAAACAAAACACCAGTCGTTTGTTTATTGGTCAGGCTGGCACCGGCAAGGTTACTCCAATTTACGAGGAACACGATGCCGCCTGGATTGATATTTTACCTTCCTGGGATCAGAAATACGCCACCGGCGGTTGGGATTGGCTCAGTAAAGGCCAGGAGTTTTTGTGGGCCAGCGAGAAAGACGGCTGGCGCCACTTGTACCGGATCAGTCGCGATGGTAAAAAAGAAACCCTGGTTACCCGGGGCAATTACGACGTTATGGAAATTGTAAAAATAGCGGAGCCCGAGGGAATGGTGTATTTTATGGCTTCGCCCGAAAATGCCACGCAAGCGTATTTGTACCGTACCCGCCTGAACGGTAAAGGCCAGGCCCAACGCCTCTCGCCCGCTACCCAACCCGGTACGCACGACTACGTGTTATCACCCAACGCCCAATTTGCCCGGCACCAGCTTAGCAACTACTACACGCCTTTGGCTACCGAATGGGTAAGCCTGCCCGACCATAAACCGCTGGATAAAACCAGCGCCGTAGCCGATGCCTTGGCCAAAGCTGACAAAGCAAAAACCAACCTGGAATTTTTAAAAATTAAAACCAGCGAAGGCGTAGAAATGGATGCCTGGATGCTTAAACCCGCTAATCTGGATAAAACTAAAAAATACCCGGTAATATTTTACGTGTACACCGAACCTTGGGGCCAGATTGTGAAAGACGAGTACGGCATTGGCAGCAACCGTTTGTACCGTGGCAATATGGCCCAGGACGGCTACGTGTATGTAGGTATGGATAACCGCGGTACACCGGTGCCCAAAGGCCGGGAATGGCGCAAAAGCGTTTACCGCAAAATTGGCTTAATCAACATTAAAGACCAAGCCCTGGCGGCAAAAGAAATTTTGAAAATGCCGTTTGTGGATACCTCGCGGGTGGCGGTTTGGGGTTGGAGCGGCGGTGGCTCGGCTACGTTAAACTTGTTATTCCAGTACCCGCAGATTTATAAAACCGGCATAGCAGTAGCCGCCGTGGGTAACCAGCTTACCTACGACAATATTTACCAGGAACGTTACATGGGCTTGCCCCAGGAAAACAAAGAAGATTTTGTAAAAGGCTCCCCCATAACTTACGCCAAAAACCTGCGCGGCAATTTACTTTACATCCACGGTACCGGTGACGACAACGTGCATTACAACAACGCCGAGCAACTGATTAACGAGCTGATTAAACACAACAAGCAATTTCAGGTGATGCCCTACCCCAACCGCTCGCACAGCATTTCGGAAGGTATCGGCACCCAGGAACATTTATCTACGTTGTACACCAATTATTTAAAACAACATTGTCCGCCGGGGGGAAGGTAA
- a CDS encoding glycoside hydrolase family 88/105 protein, whose product MKKYIFLVLVIAGHCVPVSLSYSQTPGPAWSDKMATTAMTIWKDSLVVQPGKPVTWNSDEGLVLEGFTNIWRRTAKGEYFKFMQTSMNRFVQNDGSIARYNPAEQQLNNLKNGRILLTLHKVTLQNKYYQAATLLRQQLSTQPRTKEGSFWHQKLYPYQTWLEDLYLAQPFYAEYAATFNRPEAFDDIANQFINLEQHVRDTKTGLLHPGWDESRKQTGTDKSSNAASDFWGRGMGWFGMGLVDVLEYFPTNHPQRAALLQMLGRFAAAVEKVQDPQSGLWYHILDKPTAPHNFPEASASNMLVYTLAKGVRLGFLPIKYEAVAQKGYAGITKEFVKTDEAGQVNLHGTVKVADPGGSPYRDESSDFLRSEKRVVNDPKGVGAFLLAANEMELRVIPAVGKGKTILLDGYFNNEFMKDASGQTIPFHYKWEEQGNNGFSLLGDHARYRGAQTLELKQAPTTENLKKASVYIIVDPDTEKETAQPNYVEPAHVKVISDWVKNGGVLLLMGNDLPNAEFDRFNTLAQAFGIEFKKETKNKVVGNQFEMGKIVVPANHSIFKTGRQLFMKDISTLTLKAPAKSVLDHKGDVVMAVAKVGKGTVFAVGDPWLYNEYTDGRRLPAEYQNFEAGTDLLNYLLSQVPAPNNN is encoded by the coding sequence ATGAAAAAGTATATATTCTTGGTGTTAGTAATAGCCGGCCATTGTGTGCCGGTATCATTGTCTTACAGCCAGACGCCAGGCCCTGCCTGGTCCGATAAAATGGCCACTACAGCCATGACGATCTGGAAAGATTCGCTGGTAGTACAGCCTGGTAAACCAGTTACCTGGAACTCCGACGAAGGATTGGTGCTGGAAGGTTTTACAAACATTTGGCGAAGAACCGCTAAAGGCGAATATTTTAAGTTCATGCAGACCAGTATGAACCGATTTGTGCAAAACGACGGCTCTATTGCCCGGTACAACCCCGCGGAGCAGCAACTAAATAATTTAAAAAATGGCCGGATTTTATTAACCCTGCATAAAGTAACCCTGCAGAATAAATACTACCAGGCAGCCACTTTACTACGTCAACAATTATCCACCCAGCCCCGCACCAAAGAAGGTAGCTTCTGGCACCAGAAATTATATCCTTATCAAACCTGGCTCGAAGATTTGTACCTGGCACAGCCTTTTTACGCCGAGTACGCGGCCACCTTTAATCGGCCGGAGGCTTTCGATGACATTGCGAACCAGTTTATTAACCTAGAGCAACACGTGCGGGATACCAAGACCGGCTTATTACATCCTGGTTGGGACGAATCGAGAAAGCAAACGGGCACGGATAAAAGCAGTAATGCAGCTTCGGATTTCTGGGGCCGCGGCATGGGCTGGTTCGGCATGGGCTTGGTAGATGTGCTGGAGTATTTTCCGACGAATCACCCACAACGGGCCGCTTTACTGCAAATGCTGGGGCGTTTTGCCGCGGCCGTAGAAAAAGTACAGGACCCCCAATCAGGATTATGGTACCATATTTTAGATAAACCCACGGCTCCCCACAACTTTCCGGAAGCTTCGGCGTCTAATATGCTGGTTTATACCCTGGCCAAAGGGGTGAGATTGGGATTTTTACCGATCAAATACGAAGCGGTGGCGCAAAAAGGCTACGCCGGAATTACGAAAGAATTTGTTAAAACCGATGAAGCGGGTCAGGTAAATCTGCATGGTACCGTTAAAGTTGCGGATCCAGGCGGAAGTCCTTACCGCGACGAAAGTTCTGATTTTTTACGCAGTGAAAAGCGGGTAGTCAATGATCCCAAAGGCGTGGGCGCTTTCTTACTAGCCGCTAATGAAATGGAGCTGCGGGTTATTCCTGCGGTGGGCAAAGGAAAAACCATTTTACTGGACGGGTATTTTAATAACGAGTTTATGAAAGATGCCAGCGGCCAAACCATTCCGTTTCATTACAAGTGGGAAGAGCAAGGGAATAACGGCTTTTCTTTACTAGGCGACCACGCCCGCTACCGGGGTGCCCAAACTTTAGAACTAAAACAAGCGCCCACCACCGAAAATTTAAAAAAAGCCAGTGTTTACATTATCGTGGACCCAGATACCGAAAAAGAAACAGCCCAGCCCAATTATGTAGAACCGGCGCACGTAAAAGTTATTTCGGATTGGGTGAAAAACGGGGGCGTGCTGTTACTCATGGGCAACGATTTACCCAATGCTGAATTCGACCGGTTTAATACTTTGGCTCAGGCATTCGGGATAGAATTCAAAAAAGAAACTAAAAACAAAGTGGTAGGCAATCAGTTTGAAATGGGAAAAATTGTGGTGCCGGCCAATCATTCCATTTTCAAAACAGGTCGTCAGCTTTTTATGAAAGACATTAGTACTTTAACCCTGAAAGCGCCCGCCAAATCTGTTCTGGATCACAAAGGCGACGTAGTAATGGCGGTGGCTAAGGTAGGCAAAGGTACCGTGTTTGCCGTAGGCGATCCCTGGCTCTACAACGAGTACACCGATGGCCGCCGGCTGCCGGCCGAGTACCAGAATTTTGAAGCGGGTACCGATTTATTAAACTATTTGCTTAGCCAGGTACCCGCGCCCAATAATAATTAA
- a CDS encoding IS4 family transposase, translating into MFHKKRRNKESRKKARNMEESWGSREFQDCAVEDRREAHSLSLLADRLLAHPELAFSSAAGSNLRRAAWRIFSKEEVDLSCGHYRQTAQRCAQQQVVLVSDSESDFYEYLSAPRSANVELLYRVHHLQRYVYYQAERLPLGQVSCRNAVSRSVLLPATKQRQERTAQLQVSWGELVCPPSWDKKGAAIVLWLVKAIEVAPPPGEEPVAWYLLTTSNVGDEATALLLLDYYRKRWIIERWHLVLKDGLQVERLQFNTFQRLSQAIALLSIVAWQLLWLKQLAGQSPDMKAEQVFEPLQVELLEKQTAQKKLSVKVALITIAALAGFTPSKKQPLPGEKTIWRAWHIFTSMCHGYKLAQQKTYGTG; encoded by the coding sequence TTGTTCCATAAAAAACGTAGAAACAAAGAAAGCAGAAAGAAAGCTAGAAATATGGAAGAGAGTTGGGGTAGCAGAGAGTTCCAAGATTGTGCCGTGGAAGATAGAAGAGAAGCCCACAGCCTGTCTTTGTTAGCCGATCGGTTGCTAGCGCATCCCGAGCTGGCTTTTAGCAGTGCGGCCGGTAGTAATTTGCGCCGGGCCGCCTGGCGCATCTTCTCCAAAGAGGAGGTAGACCTCAGTTGTGGCCATTACCGGCAAACGGCGCAACGCTGTGCCCAGCAGCAGGTGGTGCTGGTTTCCGACAGCGAGTCGGACTTCTACGAGTATCTATCCGCCCCCCGGTCGGCCAACGTGGAGTTGCTGTATCGGGTGCACCACCTGCAGCGGTATGTTTATTACCAAGCAGAGCGCCTGCCACTGGGGCAGGTAAGTTGTCGTAATGCGGTTAGCCGGTCTGTTTTGTTACCTGCAACCAAGCAGCGGCAGGAGCGCACTGCCCAGTTGCAGGTGAGTTGGGGCGAGTTGGTTTGCCCGCCCTCCTGGGATAAAAAAGGAGCAGCAATAGTGCTGTGGCTAGTGAAGGCGATCGAAGTAGCCCCGCCACCGGGAGAGGAGCCGGTGGCCTGGTATCTGCTCACCACCAGTAACGTAGGGGATGAAGCCACGGCGCTACTATTGCTCGACTACTACCGCAAACGGTGGATTATTGAGCGCTGGCACTTGGTTTTAAAGGACGGACTACAGGTGGAGCGGCTGCAGTTTAACACCTTTCAACGCCTGTCCCAGGCTATTGCCCTGCTCTCGATTGTTGCCTGGCAGTTGCTGTGGCTCAAGCAACTGGCGGGGCAAAGCCCGGACATGAAGGCCGAGCAAGTCTTTGAGCCCTTGCAAGTGGAGCTATTGGAAAAGCAAACAGCCCAAAAGAAACTTTCCGTGAAGGTAGCTCTGATCACCATTGCGGCTCTGGCGGGGTTTACTCCCTCTAAAAAGCAGCCATTACCCGGAGAAAAAACCATCTGGAGAGCTTGGCATATTTTCACCAGCATGTGTCACGGGTATAAACTCGCTCAACAGAAAACTTATGGTACAGGATAA
- a CDS encoding universal stress protein, with product MKTILVPTDFSENAQHALQYAAGLAQELAGKIILAHVIARPITPLDGNLTMPVDWNLPEDYTAELNQISENLKKQYPGINITTICQHGYLFTDLNELVKVNQVDLVIMGTKDAGDFVTNLIGTNTFGFMQEAHCPVLAIPMGVTYKGIKNIAYASSFENTEKNYLQQLFGVAATFQAQVSIVNIKSERQLDLVDDAQIIKEIQKQFPTNAFCVAQKKQNNIKAGIQEFIQETQADVLAVAMQERPFLEKLFHKSLTKQLLHQTSLPLLSLPAKPYRIPVTNPA from the coding sequence ATGAAAACAATTCTGGTACCAACCGACTTTTCTGAAAACGCCCAACACGCTTTACAATACGCTGCTGGTTTAGCGCAGGAACTCGCCGGAAAAATAATTTTGGCGCACGTCATTGCCCGGCCCATAACGCCCCTGGATGGCAACCTCACCATGCCCGTAGACTGGAACCTGCCGGAAGATTATACCGCTGAGTTAAACCAAATTTCCGAAAATTTAAAAAAACAATACCCAGGGATCAACATTACTACCATTTGCCAGCACGGTTACCTGTTCACGGACCTGAACGAGCTGGTGAAAGTTAACCAGGTAGATTTAGTTATAATGGGCACTAAAGATGCCGGCGATTTTGTCACCAATTTAATTGGCACCAATACCTTCGGGTTTATGCAGGAAGCGCACTGCCCGGTTTTAGCAATCCCCATGGGAGTAACTTATAAGGGCATTAAAAACATTGCCTATGCCTCCAGCTTCGAAAACACCGAAAAAAATTACCTGCAACAACTATTTGGGGTAGCCGCAACTTTTCAAGCGCAAGTATCTATCGTAAACATTAAATCAGAGCGCCAGTTAGATCTGGTAGATGATGCGCAAATAATTAAAGAAATTCAAAAACAATTCCCGACAAATGCTTTTTGCGTGGCACAGAAAAAACAAAACAACATTAAAGCAGGTATTCAGGAATTTATACAGGAAACGCAGGCCGATGTTTTAGCCGTGGCTATGCAGGAACGTCCTTTTCTGGAAAAATTATTTCATAAAAGTCTTACCAAACAATTATTGCATCAAACTTCCTTGCCGCTACTAAGCCTGCCGGCAAAACCGTATCGGATACCCGTAACTAACCCCGCCTAG
- a CDS encoding T9SS type A sorting domain-containing protein codes for MYLRLHRFYRSYLCWNRKQSWRCFFVSLLLQGVLPVAIFAQTKLWDKTIGSDSYDDLYSLQQTLDGGFILGGYSASGKSGNKSESSKGYHDYWVVKLNANGNQQWDKTIGGNFSDDLAMLRQTQDGGYILGGTSFSGKSGDKTQSNQGHNDYWVVKLKADGSKDWDKSFGGNAENYLTAIQQTRDGGFILGGYSSSGKSGDKSQESKGSFDFWVVKIKADGTKEWDKSFGGNNSDLLYALQQTNDGGYILGGTSASGKTGDKTQSNKGDCGNFECITTDYWVVKLNQDGSKAWDKTYGGNAADRLRTLQQTQDGGFILGGHSRSEKSGDKTSAGEGENDYWIIKLNNNGNKVWDKTFGGQNNDYLYSLQQTTSGGYLLGGSSKSEKGGDKSQASIGTSDFWVVKLRADGSKEWDKTMGGNGESYLSALIQANDGGYILGGVSSSGKSQDKTEDSKGGFDFWVVKLTTLVTAQWNMRYGGSGKDNFTTAIRTKDGGYLFGGFTTSGASGDKSQASQGKNDYWIVKSDKNGKKLWEKSFGGQEDDYLNKIIQTADGGYLLAGSTYSGKSGDKSQTSRGDRDYWVVKVDQQGTKEWDKRYGGSGSDELKQVLQLSSGAYVLAGTTNSPATGDISQPSLGKQDYWVIKINSAGTHLWNKRFGGSADETLESIVLTQDGGFLLGGSSDSNNSGDKSENSKGGSDYWLVRISDTGQKVWDKTYGGSGEDKLMALASTGATTGNYILGGTSSSGKSGDKSQPNQGGKDYWILQVFDTGKKMWDNRYGGSGDDELRTIRLTAAGGYLLGGSSTSGANGNKSQDSQGASDYWLLQTNNKGEKEWDQRFGGSAKEELRAVVPTTDGGYLLGGRSDSGESGDRTQPSQGGTDYWLVKIAPVSSSIVASREISSVEEVGEAPPMQLNAYPNPFGDQLAISFTLPETQPATVLIYDSQGRAIATLFQGEAKAHQTYELNWQASKKAAGLYFLQLQSATKKQQLKLLLAK; via the coding sequence ATGTATTTACGATTACATCGTTTTTACCGGAGCTATTTATGCTGGAACCGGAAGCAAAGTTGGCGTTGCTTCTTTGTTAGCTTGCTTCTTCAAGGAGTTTTGCCGGTAGCTATTTTTGCTCAAACTAAATTATGGGATAAGACTATTGGGAGCGATAGTTACGACGATTTATACTCGCTCCAACAAACCCTGGATGGTGGGTTTATTTTGGGTGGTTATTCTGCTTCCGGTAAAAGCGGTAATAAATCAGAATCCAGTAAAGGATATCATGATTACTGGGTAGTAAAACTAAATGCTAATGGCAACCAACAATGGGATAAAACCATCGGCGGTAATTTCAGCGATGATTTAGCTATGTTGCGTCAAACTCAGGATGGCGGGTATATTCTGGGCGGTACTTCTTTTTCGGGCAAAAGCGGCGATAAAACCCAAAGCAACCAAGGTCATAATGATTACTGGGTAGTGAAGTTAAAAGCGGATGGAAGTAAAGATTGGGATAAATCTTTCGGCGGAAATGCAGAAAACTATCTAACCGCTATTCAACAAACCCGCGATGGTGGGTTTATTCTAGGTGGATATTCTTCATCGGGAAAAAGCGGCGATAAATCTCAGGAATCTAAAGGAAGCTTTGATTTTTGGGTAGTGAAGATAAAGGCCGATGGTACCAAAGAATGGGATAAAAGTTTTGGCGGCAACAATAGCGATTTATTGTACGCTCTTCAGCAGACCAACGATGGAGGTTATATTTTGGGTGGCACTTCCGCTTCGGGCAAAACCGGGGACAAAACGCAAAGCAATAAAGGCGATTGTGGCAATTTCGAGTGTATTACCACGGATTATTGGGTAGTGAAACTAAACCAAGATGGCTCTAAAGCCTGGGATAAAACTTACGGCGGCAATGCTGCTGACCGGTTAAGAACTTTACAACAAACCCAGGATGGTGGGTTTATTCTCGGTGGTCACTCCCGTTCTGAAAAAAGCGGCGACAAAACAAGTGCCGGTGAAGGTGAAAATGATTATTGGATAATAAAGCTAAATAACAACGGCAACAAAGTCTGGGACAAAACTTTCGGGGGCCAGAATAATGATTATTTGTATTCTCTCCAACAAACTACTAGTGGCGGGTATCTGCTGGGAGGAAGCTCTAAATCAGAAAAAGGCGGTGATAAAAGCCAGGCCAGTATAGGAACTAGCGATTTCTGGGTAGTAAAATTAAGAGCGGATGGGAGTAAAGAATGGGATAAAACCATGGGTGGTAACGGCGAAAGCTATTTATCTGCTCTAATCCAGGCAAACGATGGTGGGTACATTCTGGGAGGTGTTTCTTCTTCCGGGAAAAGCCAGGATAAAACCGAAGATTCTAAAGGCGGATTTGATTTCTGGGTAGTGAAACTAACTACCCTGGTAACAGCTCAATGGAATATGCGCTACGGCGGTTCGGGAAAAGACAACTTTACAACTGCTATTAGAACAAAAGACGGCGGTTATTTATTTGGCGGATTTACCACATCAGGAGCGAGCGGAGATAAAAGCCAGGCGAGCCAGGGTAAAAACGATTACTGGATCGTGAAATCAGATAAAAACGGGAAAAAACTCTGGGAAAAAAGCTTCGGGGGCCAGGAAGATGATTACTTAAACAAGATAATTCAAACCGCGGACGGCGGGTACTTACTAGCCGGTTCCACGTATTCCGGAAAGAGTGGCGATAAAAGCCAGACCAGTAGAGGCGACCGGGACTATTGGGTAGTAAAAGTAGATCAACAAGGCACCAAAGAGTGGGACAAACGTTATGGCGGCAGCGGCAGCGACGAACTGAAACAAGTCCTGCAATTATCATCTGGCGCTTACGTATTGGCCGGCACCACCAACTCTCCTGCTACCGGCGACATTTCGCAGCCCAGCTTAGGCAAACAAGATTACTGGGTGATCAAGATTAATTCTGCGGGCACGCACCTTTGGAACAAGCGCTTTGGCGGAAGTGCGGATGAAACTTTGGAAAGTATAGTGTTAACCCAAGACGGAGGCTTTCTTTTAGGAGGATCTTCTGATTCTAACAACAGCGGAGACAAAAGCGAAAACAGTAAGGGAGGCAGCGATTACTGGCTGGTACGAATCAGTGATACTGGCCAGAAAGTATGGGATAAAACCTATGGCGGTAGCGGCGAAGACAAACTCATGGCTTTGGCTAGTACGGGAGCAACCACCGGTAACTACATTTTAGGCGGTACGAGCAGCTCGGGTAAAAGCGGAGACAAGAGCCAGCCGAACCAGGGTGGGAAAGATTACTGGATACTCCAGGTTTTTGACACCGGTAAAAAAATGTGGGATAATCGTTATGGAGGTAGCGGCGATGATGAATTACGCACGATCCGACTTACCGCCGCTGGCGGTTACTTGTTAGGTGGTAGTTCTACTTCCGGAGCAAATGGCAATAAAAGTCAAGATAGTCAGGGAGCGAGTGATTACTGGTTACTGCAAACCAACAATAAAGGAGAGAAAGAATGGGATCAGCGCTTTGGAGGCAGTGCCAAAGAAGAGTTGCGGGCGGTAGTACCTACCACCGATGGTGGGTACTTACTGGGCGGCCGCTCCGACTCTGGCGAGAGTGGCGATAGAACCCAGCCCAGCCAGGGAGGTACCGATTATTGGCTCGTGAAAATAGCCCCGGTTTCCAGTTCCATTGTAGCCAGCCGGGAAATTAGCTCGGTAGAAGAAGTAGGTGAAGCACCGCCCATGCAATTAAACGCTTATCCAAATCCATTTGGCGACCAATTAGCCATTAGCTTTACTTTACCCGAAACCCAACCTGCCACTGTACTTATCTATGATAGCCAGGGTAGAGCCATCGCCACCTTGTTCCAGGGAGAAGCAAAAGCCCATCAAACCTATGAATTAAACTGGCAGGCAAGTAAAAAAGCAGCGGGTTTATATTTTCTGCAACTGCAATCGGCTACTAAAAAACAACAATTAAAGCTGCTGCTAGCGAAGTAA